A genomic segment from Actinoplanes sichuanensis encodes:
- a CDS encoding glycosyltransferase family 4 protein, whose translation MISAPLRIALLSYRSKPHSGGQGIYVRHLSRELVRLGHRVEVFSGPPLPELDDGVELTVLPSLDLYREPDPFRTPKASEFTSSIDVLEWTAMCTGAFPEPLTFSLRAWRHLRERLAEFDVVHDNQCLGYGLLPLSWSDTPLVATIHHPITVDRDLELAAAPDWKRRASLRRWYAFTRMQGRVARRLPWLTTVSQAARDEIVEAFRVPAERMRVIGVGVDVDTFNPAGDDATKTPAASDTALTATASDTPAALGNGVPESAAVNRVVTVASADVPLKGLPELIEAVAKLRADHDVELVVVGSARPDGAAAKAITRLGLDGAVRFVSGISDAELADLFRSATVAAVPSRYEGFSLPAVEAMACGVPLVVTTAGALPEVTGPDGLASLHVPPGDPGALSAAIGRLLDDEALRRRLGAEGRRRAVEHFTWRRTAIRTAEWYADAIAAHGKGSRRAAPRPAEAEAHQAGSR comes from the coding sequence GTGATCTCCGCGCCTCTTCGCATCGCCCTCCTGTCGTATCGGAGCAAACCGCACAGTGGGGGGCAGGGGATCTATGTCCGGCATCTGTCGCGGGAGCTGGTTCGGCTCGGGCATCGAGTGGAGGTGTTTTCCGGGCCGCCGCTTCCCGAGCTGGACGACGGGGTCGAGCTGACGGTTCTGCCGAGTCTCGATCTCTATCGCGAGCCTGATCCGTTTCGCACACCGAAGGCGTCGGAATTCACCAGCTCCATCGATGTTCTTGAGTGGACGGCGATGTGCACGGGGGCCTTCCCGGAACCGCTGACGTTCTCGTTGCGGGCGTGGCGGCATCTGCGGGAGCGGCTGGCCGAGTTCGACGTGGTGCACGACAACCAGTGCCTCGGGTATGGGTTGTTGCCGTTGAGCTGGTCGGATACGCCGCTGGTGGCCACGATTCACCATCCGATCACGGTTGATCGGGACCTTGAGCTGGCGGCGGCGCCGGACTGGAAGCGGCGAGCCTCGTTGCGGCGCTGGTATGCGTTCACGCGGATGCAGGGGCGGGTGGCTCGGCGGTTGCCGTGGCTGACGACGGTGTCGCAGGCCGCGCGGGACGAGATCGTCGAGGCGTTCCGGGTGCCCGCCGAGCGGATGCGGGTGATCGGGGTCGGCGTGGACGTCGACACGTTCAACCCGGCCGGGGACGACGCCACGAAGACACCAGCCGCAAGCGACACCGCGCTAACGGCGACCGCGAGCGACACGCCGGCGGCGCTCGGGAACGGCGTGCCGGAGTCTGCGGCGGTCAACCGGGTGGTCACCGTGGCCAGTGCGGATGTTCCGCTCAAGGGGCTGCCGGAGCTGATCGAGGCGGTTGCCAAGTTGCGCGCCGATCATGATGTGGAGCTGGTTGTGGTCGGTTCGGCGCGGCCGGACGGGGCGGCCGCGAAGGCGATCACGCGGCTGGGCCTGGATGGTGCGGTGCGGTTCGTGTCGGGGATCTCCGATGCGGAGCTGGCTGATCTCTTCCGGTCCGCGACGGTCGCTGCGGTGCCGTCGCGGTATGAGGGGTTCTCGCTGCCGGCAGTGGAGGCGATGGCGTGCGGGGTGCCGCTGGTCGTGACGACGGCTGGGGCTCTGCCGGAGGTGACCGGCCCGGACGGGCTGGCGTCGCTGCATGTGCCGCCGGGTGATCCGGGGGCGCTGTCGGCGGCGATCGGACGGCTGCTCGACGACGAGGCGCTGCGTCGGCGGCTCGGTGCGGAGGGACGGCGGCGGGCGGTCGAGCATTTCACCTGGCGGCGGACCGCGATCCGTACCGCCGAGTGGTATGCCGACGCGATCGCCGCGCACGGCAAAGGCAGCCGCCGGGCCGCGCCCCGGCCTGCCGAGGCGGAGGCCCACCAGGCCGGAAGCCGCTGA
- the mmsB gene encoding multiple monosaccharide ABC transporter permease: protein MSATTTLEPSKAPEPTKKNDGGSLKAYLGQNIQQYGMIAALLVIIAIFQVTTDGLMLNPDNIAALIQQNAYVFVLAIGMVMVIVAGHIDLSVGSVVAFVGGICAILMTDFEMSWPVAVAISIAIGGLVGCWQGFWVAYVGIPAFIVTLGGMLLFRGLAIVVLDQTVAGLPDGFKKISNGSLPPVAGYLGNLDGITVFIGVFAFVGLAVAQVRARRELNKLELHTEPFAAFVGKLVLAALAIGALTYLLASSAGGTPIVLIIVGVLVIIYTFLMNNTIFGRHIYAMGGNLPAAMLSGVKTKRVNFLIFVNMGLLAGVAAVITTSRAGAGIAAAGTNYELDAIAAAFIGGTSVNGGIGKITGAIIGALIMGVLNMGLSIMGTDPAYQQVIKGLVLIAAVALDILNKRRGK, encoded by the coding sequence GTGAGCGCCACCACCACGCTCGAGCCGTCGAAGGCACCCGAGCCCACCAAGAAGAACGACGGCGGGTCGCTCAAGGCCTACCTCGGTCAGAACATCCAGCAGTACGGCATGATCGCGGCGCTGCTGGTGATCATCGCGATCTTCCAGGTCACCACCGACGGCCTGATGCTCAACCCGGACAACATCGCGGCGCTGATCCAGCAGAACGCGTACGTGTTCGTCCTGGCCATCGGCATGGTCATGGTGATCGTGGCCGGACACATCGACCTGTCGGTCGGCTCCGTGGTCGCGTTCGTCGGTGGCATCTGTGCCATCCTGATGACCGACTTCGAGATGTCGTGGCCGGTCGCGGTCGCCATCTCCATCGCCATCGGTGGCCTGGTCGGCTGCTGGCAGGGCTTCTGGGTGGCGTACGTCGGCATCCCGGCCTTCATCGTCACCCTCGGTGGCATGCTGCTGTTCCGTGGTCTGGCGATCGTCGTGCTCGACCAGACCGTCGCCGGCCTGCCGGACGGCTTCAAGAAGATCAGCAACGGTTCGCTGCCGCCGGTGGCCGGTTACCTGGGCAACCTCGACGGCATCACCGTGTTCATCGGTGTGTTCGCGTTCGTCGGCCTGGCCGTCGCGCAGGTCCGGGCGCGGCGTGAGCTGAACAAGCTGGAGCTGCACACCGAGCCGTTCGCCGCGTTCGTCGGCAAGCTGGTTCTGGCCGCCCTGGCCATCGGCGCGCTCACCTACCTGCTGGCCTCCAGCGCGGGTGGCACCCCGATCGTGCTGATCATCGTCGGCGTGCTGGTGATCATCTACACGTTCCTGATGAACAACACGATCTTCGGCCGGCACATCTACGCGATGGGCGGCAACCTGCCCGCCGCCATGCTGTCCGGTGTGAAGACCAAGCGGGTCAACTTCCTGATCTTCGTGAACATGGGCCTGCTCGCCGGCGTCGCCGCGGTCATCACCACGTCGCGGGCCGGTGCGGGTATCGCCGCCGCCGGCACCAACTACGAGCTCGACGCGATCGCCGCGGCCTTCATCGGCGGCACGTCCGTCAACGGCGGCATCGGCAAGATCACCGGCGCCATCATCGGCGCCCTGATCATGGGTGTGCTCAACATGGGTCTGTCCATCATGGGCACCGACCCCGCCTACCAGCAGGTGATCAAGGGCCTGGTCCTGATCGCCGCGGTCGCGCTGGACATCCTGAACAAGCGCCGCGGCAAGTAG
- a CDS encoding prenyltransferase/squalene oxidase repeat-containing protein, with amino-acid sequence MSVPDLPGVLSADDIRVTVASIAAEQESTGAIPWHRAAQLDPWDHVEAAMALDVGGETQRAEAAYDWLRRTQRADGSWASRYESGVVADVTAETNHAAYLAVGCWHHFLCTGDDDFLARMWPTIRRALDFVTGCQAPGGEIWWAAGDEVALLTGSSSIHQALRCGVAIADRVGAPQPDWDLAADLLADVIREHATDKDAAGKDAAREKAGERGRHPAAFADKDRFSMDWYYPVLGGALRGEPAKQRLRERWDEFVVPGRGARCVSDRPWVTGAETCELALALDTVGDRDAATELVAAMQHLREPDGSYWTGLVLTDGVRWPVERTTWTAAAVVLAVDALHAAHPRSEIFRTPGFAGEVAANHSR; translated from the coding sequence GTGTCGGTGCCTGACCTACCGGGGGTGCTGAGCGCCGACGACATTCGTGTCACGGTCGCCAGCATCGCCGCCGAGCAGGAGTCCACCGGCGCCATTCCGTGGCACCGTGCGGCCCAGCTCGACCCTTGGGATCATGTCGAGGCGGCGATGGCGCTGGATGTCGGCGGTGAGACGCAGCGGGCCGAGGCCGCCTATGACTGGCTGCGCCGCACCCAGCGTGCCGACGGCAGTTGGGCGTCGCGGTACGAGAGCGGGGTGGTCGCCGACGTCACGGCCGAGACCAATCACGCCGCGTATCTGGCGGTCGGCTGCTGGCATCACTTCCTGTGCACCGGCGACGACGATTTCCTGGCCCGGATGTGGCCGACGATCCGGCGGGCGCTGGATTTCGTGACCGGCTGCCAGGCGCCGGGCGGGGAGATCTGGTGGGCGGCCGGTGACGAGGTGGCGCTGTTGACCGGGTCGTCGAGCATTCATCAGGCGCTGCGCTGTGGTGTCGCGATCGCCGACCGGGTCGGTGCGCCGCAGCCGGACTGGGATCTGGCCGCCGACCTGCTGGCGGACGTGATCCGAGAACACGCGACCGACAAAGATGCGGCCGGTAAAGATGCGGCCCGTGAAAAAGCCGGCGAAAGAGGCAGGCATCCGGCGGCGTTCGCCGACAAGGACCGGTTCTCGATGGACTGGTACTACCCGGTGCTGGGCGGCGCACTACGGGGCGAACCGGCGAAGCAGCGGCTGCGGGAGCGGTGGGACGAGTTCGTGGTGCCGGGCCGGGGTGCCCGCTGTGTCTCCGACCGGCCGTGGGTGACCGGTGCGGAGACGTGTGAGCTGGCCCTGGCGCTGGACACGGTCGGTGACCGGGACGCCGCGACCGAGCTGGTCGCGGCGATGCAGCATCTGCGGGAGCCGGACGGTTCCTACTGGACCGGGCTGGTGCTCACCGACGGGGTGCGGTGGCCGGTGGAGCGGACCACGTGGACGGCGGCGGCGGTGGTGCTGGCCGTCGACGCGCTGCACGCGGCCCACCCGCGGTCGGAGATCTTCAGGACGCCTGGTTTCGCCGGAGAAGTCGCAGCGAACCACAGCCGGTGA
- a CDS encoding VIT domain-containing protein, with amino-acid sequence MGSAELERHRQVSGAGFGTLLTDRGNLPLDRLDVRASISGLLVRTELTTEFVNAHDTALEATYVFPLPDRAAVTGMTMTAADRVVTAELHERGAARERYDQAIAAGQRASIAEEERPDVFTMRVGNILPGERVTVQLRLVGPLPYEDGAATFRFPLVVAPRYVPGLPLPGPSAGDGQQQDTDAVPDASRISPPVLLPGFPNPLRLSIGVDVDPAGLELGEVRSSLHTVTEQGGTLRIAPGERADRDFVLRLAYAAGAESAVAVPDDDGEQGTYQLVVLPPEPAAAPRPKDVVLLLDRSGSMGGWKMVAARRAAARVVDTLTADDRFAVLTFDHEVDRPAGLDSGLVEATDRHRYRAVEHLARADARGGTELLSPLTAGLALLADSPGRDRVLVLVTDGQVGNEDQIVKQVAPLIGTIRVHTVGIDRAVNAGFLGRLAAIGAGRAELVESEDRLDEAMEQIHRRIGAPVVTGLTVTGDGFTPIDGTRSPARLPGLYPGVPLVITGRYTGAAGGALTVTGRTRDDQEFRTVVAVQERSESAVTSLWARARLRDLEDAYASGDLSLESEIVGTSLRFGVLCRFTAFVAVDARVVNEGGETRKVTQPVEMPSGWESPAAAPAAAPFVLASASPFPGAVGAAGGAVPPMPPPAAPMPSRPGVMPIRAKRAAAHDTFAEAGASLEADSAVWSSAEPASLHETGAADMSAPPAYGGGGAPPSAQSGSAAESAVPAGPAPRGFTGMVRRSRAATPAQGRPGRSGDGLSVDELRELAAVEVSRLREAAGQPSLDRRDLLDDLVSRLTVLLEPVADAAVDPVRELISLLRGDASLEERWAAAVRILEEFATGKAATKRSFWKS; translated from the coding sequence ATGGGATCGGCAGAGCTGGAGCGTCACCGTCAGGTGTCCGGTGCTGGCTTCGGCACGCTGCTCACCGACCGGGGCAACCTGCCGCTGGACCGTCTCGACGTGCGTGCCTCCATCAGCGGCCTACTGGTCCGTACCGAGCTGACCACCGAGTTCGTCAACGCACACGACACGGCGCTGGAGGCGACGTACGTCTTCCCGCTGCCGGACCGGGCCGCGGTCACCGGGATGACGATGACCGCCGCCGACCGGGTCGTCACCGCCGAGCTGCACGAGCGCGGCGCCGCCCGGGAGCGCTACGACCAGGCCATCGCCGCCGGCCAGCGGGCCTCCATCGCCGAGGAGGAGCGGCCCGACGTCTTCACCATGCGGGTCGGCAACATCCTGCCCGGCGAGCGGGTCACCGTTCAACTGCGGCTGGTCGGCCCATTACCGTACGAGGACGGGGCGGCCACCTTCCGGTTCCCGCTGGTGGTAGCGCCACGGTATGTGCCGGGGCTCCCGCTGCCCGGCCCGTCCGCCGGTGACGGCCAGCAGCAGGACACCGACGCTGTTCCGGACGCGTCGAGGATCTCTCCCCCGGTCCTGCTGCCCGGCTTCCCCAATCCACTGCGTCTGTCCATCGGTGTGGATGTCGACCCGGCCGGCCTGGAGCTCGGTGAGGTCCGTTCCAGTCTGCACACCGTCACCGAGCAGGGCGGGACCCTGCGGATCGCACCGGGCGAGCGGGCCGACCGTGACTTCGTGCTGCGGCTGGCGTATGCGGCGGGTGCCGAGTCCGCCGTCGCCGTGCCCGACGACGACGGCGAGCAGGGCACGTACCAGCTCGTGGTGCTGCCGCCGGAGCCCGCCGCGGCCCCGCGCCCCAAGGACGTGGTCCTCCTGCTGGACCGTTCCGGCAGCATGGGCGGCTGGAAGATGGTGGCCGCCCGGCGCGCCGCGGCCCGGGTCGTCGACACCCTGACCGCGGATGACAGGTTCGCCGTGCTCACCTTCGACCACGAGGTCGACCGGCCGGCCGGTCTCGACTCCGGCCTGGTCGAGGCCACCGACAGGCATCGTTACCGGGCGGTCGAGCATCTGGCCCGTGCCGACGCGCGCGGCGGCACCGAGCTGCTCAGCCCGCTCACCGCGGGGCTCGCGCTACTGGCCGACAGCCCCGGCCGTGACCGTGTGCTGGTCCTGGTCACCGACGGTCAGGTCGGCAATGAGGATCAGATCGTCAAGCAGGTGGCCCCGCTGATCGGCACGATCCGGGTGCACACCGTGGGTATCGACCGGGCGGTCAACGCCGGGTTCCTCGGTCGTCTGGCCGCGATCGGTGCCGGCCGTGCCGAACTGGTGGAGAGCGAGGACCGCCTCGACGAGGCGATGGAGCAGATCCACCGCCGGATCGGGGCACCGGTGGTCACCGGTCTCACCGTCACCGGCGACGGGTTCACGCCGATCGACGGCACGCGCAGCCCGGCCCGCCTGCCGGGTCTCTACCCGGGGGTGCCGCTCGTGATCACCGGGCGCTACACCGGTGCGGCCGGCGGTGCGCTCACGGTGACCGGGCGCACTCGTGACGACCAGGAGTTCCGAACCGTTGTCGCGGTTCAGGAGCGCTCCGAGTCGGCTGTCACCTCGCTGTGGGCCCGAGCTCGGCTACGCGATCTGGAAGATGCGTACGCGTCGGGTGATCTGTCGCTGGAGAGCGAGATCGTCGGTACGTCACTGCGGTTCGGTGTGCTGTGCCGGTTCACCGCGTTCGTGGCGGTCGACGCCCGGGTCGTCAACGAGGGCGGCGAAACCCGCAAGGTCACCCAGCCGGTCGAGATGCCGTCCGGGTGGGAGTCGCCCGCCGCCGCCCCGGCTGCGGCGCCCTTCGTCCTGGCCTCGGCGTCGCCGTTCCCCGGTGCCGTGGGTGCGGCAGGGGGTGCCGTCCCGCCGATGCCACCACCTGCCGCGCCGATGCCGAGCCGACCCGGCGTCATGCCGATTCGTGCCAAGCGTGCGGCCGCGCATGACACGTTCGCCGAGGCGGGCGCGAGCCTCGAGGCCGACAGCGCTGTCTGGTCCTCCGCCGAACCGGCTTCGCTCCACGAGACCGGCGCCGCGGACATGTCTGCCCCGCCTGCTTACGGCGGTGGCGGTGCACCGCCGTCGGCCCAGTCCGGCTCCGCCGCCGAGAGCGCGGTTCCGGCCGGCCCGGCGCCGCGTGGGTTCACCGGAATGGTGCGGCGGTCCCGCGCGGCTACGCCCGCTCAGGGGAGGCCGGGTCGGTCCGGTGACGGGCTGTCCGTGGACGAGCTGCGGGAACTCGCCGCGGTTGAGGTCTCGCGCCTGCGTGAGGCCGCCGGCCAGCCGTCGCTGGACCGCCGGGATCTGCTGGACGATCTGGTCAGTCGCCTCACCGTCCTGCTGGAGCCGGTCGCGGACGCCGCGGTCGACCCGGTCCGCGAGCTGATCTCCCTGCTGCGCGGCGACGCGTCGCTGGAGGAGAGGTGGGCGGCCGCGGTCCGGATTCTGGAGGAGTTCGCCACCGGAAAGGCTGCCACGAAGCGATCGTTCTGGAAGTCCTGA
- a CDS encoding PPOX class F420-dependent oxidoreductase, translated as MTSIPDELIDLLERPLFADLATIREDGTPQVNPMWYAWDGEFLKFTHTNYRKKFKNISANPAVAISIIDQDNPYRYVEIRGVVDHIDPDPTGDFFVELAKRYDAPFGTAVPKDAADRVIIYVRPTFAGGH; from the coding sequence ATGACGAGCATCCCGGATGAACTGATCGATCTGCTGGAGCGGCCGCTGTTCGCCGACCTCGCGACGATCCGCGAAGACGGAACGCCGCAGGTCAACCCGATGTGGTATGCGTGGGACGGCGAGTTCCTGAAGTTCACGCACACGAACTATCGCAAGAAGTTCAAGAACATCAGCGCCAACCCGGCCGTCGCCATCTCGATCATCGACCAGGACAACCCGTACCGGTATGTCGAGATCCGGGGTGTCGTCGACCACATCGACCCCGACCCGACCGGTGACTTCTTCGTCGAGCTGGCCAAGCGGTACGACGCGCCGTTCGGCACGGCGGTCCCCAAGGACGCCGCCGACCGGGTGATCATCTACGTGCGGCCGACGTTCGCGGGCGGTCACTGA
- a CDS encoding class I SAM-dependent methyltransferase, translating into MSSPEIVLDQGLLTAAAEAAGFMPADEGRALAEAALAAPAGPILEVGSYLGKSTLYLAAAARARGGKVVTVDHHRGSEEHQVGWEYHDPGLVDPLVGKIDTLPGFRRAIAEAGAEDVVVAVVARAEEFAALWSTPLSFLFLDGSHTDESAQRDLAGWAPHLAAGGVLAIHDVFPDPADGGQAPYRIYRKAVESGDYVELTGCGSLRLLRRNQAS; encoded by the coding sequence ATGTCGTCGCCGGAGATCGTGCTGGACCAGGGATTACTGACCGCCGCTGCCGAGGCGGCCGGCTTCATGCCGGCCGACGAGGGCCGCGCGCTCGCCGAGGCCGCGCTCGCCGCGCCCGCCGGGCCGATCCTGGAGGTCGGCAGCTACCTGGGCAAATCGACGCTCTACCTGGCCGCCGCGGCCCGTGCTCGCGGCGGCAAGGTGGTGACCGTCGACCACCATCGGGGCTCCGAGGAGCACCAGGTGGGCTGGGAGTACCACGATCCGGGACTTGTCGACCCGCTGGTCGGGAAGATCGACACGCTGCCCGGGTTCCGGCGGGCCATCGCCGAAGCCGGCGCCGAGGACGTCGTGGTCGCGGTCGTGGCCCGGGCCGAGGAGTTCGCGGCGCTGTGGTCGACGCCGCTGTCGTTCCTCTTCCTCGACGGCAGCCACACCGACGAGTCGGCGCAGCGTGACCTGGCCGGCTGGGCGCCGCACCTGGCGGCCGGTGGGGTCCTCGCCATCCACGACGTGTTCCCCGACCCGGCCGACGGTGGGCAGGCCCCCTACCGCATCTACCGCAAAGCGGTCGAATCCGGCGACTATGTGGAGCTCACCGGCTGTGGTTCGCTGCGACTTCTCCGGCGAAACCAGGCGTCCTGA
- a CDS encoding ricin-type beta-trefoil lectin domain protein has protein sequence MGDERDPLLVRPFVLPDGARQEPPSSASTWPVEQRAGEMPTQLLPTIPGVLTEDPGPDGAPNHRRRRFVLISGAAALVVATVAGYALLRPGDQQETWVSVPGQSLPAAVGPPTSAGVVPSAPQGDDQVSGPGGGGAVTSSKPPTRTASTSPATTAASTNPSVGASVGGSSSTTPVAPVAPVDLLPTAITTGSGLLVTGNGLCLDLRGGTAAEGREVHIDDCNGTSPQRWKLNTNRTLEVLGMCAYLVGDGTVELTGCDGRTTAQWQLLSDGTLTNAANGRCLTDPYVGARPGNAVIVTVCAGGGNQRWLFR, from the coding sequence GTGGGCGACGAACGTGATCCGTTGCTGGTGCGTCCGTTCGTTCTGCCGGACGGGGCTCGGCAGGAGCCACCCTCGTCGGCGTCCACCTGGCCGGTGGAGCAGCGGGCCGGGGAGATGCCGACTCAGTTGTTGCCGACGATTCCCGGGGTTCTGACTGAGGATCCGGGGCCGGACGGGGCACCGAACCACCGACGGCGCCGCTTTGTGTTGATCAGCGGGGCCGCGGCGCTCGTGGTGGCCACGGTCGCCGGTTATGCGCTGCTGCGGCCCGGAGATCAGCAGGAGACCTGGGTCTCGGTGCCCGGGCAGTCGTTGCCGGCCGCGGTCGGGCCGCCCACGTCGGCGGGTGTCGTGCCGAGCGCACCCCAGGGGGACGATCAGGTCAGTGGTCCCGGCGGAGGTGGTGCGGTGACCTCGTCGAAGCCGCCGACCCGCACGGCGTCGACGTCCCCGGCAACCACGGCGGCCTCGACGAATCCGTCGGTGGGGGCGTCGGTCGGTGGTTCGAGCAGTACGACGCCGGTGGCACCGGTGGCACCCGTCGATCTGCTGCCCACCGCGATCACGACCGGGAGTGGGCTGCTGGTCACCGGCAACGGGTTGTGTCTGGACCTACGGGGCGGTACCGCCGCCGAAGGCCGTGAGGTGCACATCGACGACTGCAACGGCACCAGCCCGCAACGCTGGAAGCTGAACACGAACCGCACCCTGGAAGTGCTCGGCATGTGCGCCTATCTCGTGGGTGACGGCACTGTCGAACTGACCGGGTGTGACGGGCGCACGACCGCACAATGGCAACTACTGAGCGACGGCACTCTGACGAACGCGGCGAACGGCCGATGCCTGACCGATCCCTACGTGGGTGCCCGGCCGGGTAACGCGGTCATCGTCACGGTCTGTGCCGGCGGCGGTAACCAGCGATGGTTGTTCCGCTGA
- a CDS encoding class I SAM-dependent methyltransferase has product MTVDYDRLDVRPGMRVLDLGCGEGRHTFEALRRGADVVALDLSVKDLATTASWCAAMELAGEVPATASATTIQGDLLALPFPDASFDRIIASEVLEHIPDDVTAIRELTRVLKPGGRAAVTVPRWLPERVCWALSDEYHANEGGHVRIYKEDELSGRLRDAGLTVTGNGFAHALHSPYWWLKCAIGDAGLTKAYHKMLVWDITEKPALTRVLEQALNPLIGKSVAIYLKKEEVTVGVGA; this is encoded by the coding sequence TTGACCGTCGACTACGACCGGCTGGACGTACGGCCGGGGATGCGGGTCCTCGATCTCGGCTGCGGTGAGGGCCGGCACACCTTCGAGGCGTTGCGGCGGGGCGCGGACGTCGTCGCCCTGGATCTGAGTGTCAAGGATCTGGCCACGACCGCGTCCTGGTGTGCGGCGATGGAGCTGGCCGGTGAGGTTCCGGCGACGGCGAGCGCCACGACGATCCAAGGTGACCTGCTGGCCCTGCCGTTCCCGGACGCCAGTTTCGACCGGATCATCGCGTCGGAGGTGCTGGAGCACATTCCGGACGATGTGACGGCGATCCGGGAGCTGACCCGGGTGCTGAAGCCGGGCGGGCGGGCGGCGGTGACGGTGCCGCGGTGGCTGCCGGAGCGGGTGTGCTGGGCGCTGTCCGACGAGTACCACGCCAATGAGGGCGGGCACGTGCGGATCTACAAGGAGGACGAGTTGTCCGGCCGGTTGCGGGACGCGGGTCTGACGGTCACCGGCAACGGGTTCGCTCATGCGCTGCACAGCCCGTACTGGTGGCTCAAGTGCGCGATCGGCGACGCCGGCCTGACCAAGGCGTACCACAAGATGCTGGTCTGGGACATCACCGAGAAGCCGGCGCTGACACGGGTGTTGGAGCAGGCGCTGAATCCGCTGATCGGCAAGAGTGTGGCGATCTATCTGAAAAAGGAGGAGGTGACCGTGGGTGTCGGTGCCTGA
- the mmsA gene encoding multiple monosaccharide ABC transporter ATP-binding protein — MANDTTPILEMRGITKTFPGVKALSDVTLSVARGEVHAICGENGAGKSTLMKVLSGVYGHGTYEGDIVFEGETCRFRTVRDSEERGIVIIHQELALSPYLSIAENIFLGNERARGGVINWAQTNKQAADLLARVGLSESPDTKIEDIGVGKQQLVEIAKALSKKVKLLILDEPTAALNDEDSAHLLDLIRQLKGQGITSIIISHKLNEIAAIADSTTIIRDGHSIETLDMHGAEPVTEDRIIRSMVGRDLENRYPSHEPTIGDEVLRIANWTVHHPTDHSRVVVDNADLDVRAGEIVGIAGLMGAGRTELAMSIFGRSYGSGISGQLFLHGKPVTLKTVDAAIEHGIAYATEDRKHYGLNLIEDIKRNTSAAKLKRITKGGVVDAAREVIMAEQYRKDMKTKANSVDVVVGKLSGGNQQKVVLAKWLFAEPEVLILDEPTRGIDVGAKYEIYEIINKLADAGKAVIVISSELPELLGICDRIYAMSQGRITGQLPRAEAGQESLMRYMTMEKSGATR, encoded by the coding sequence ATGGCCAACGACACGACCCCGATCCTGGAAATGCGGGGGATCACCAAGACCTTCCCGGGCGTCAAGGCGCTCTCGGACGTCACGCTGAGCGTGGCCCGCGGGGAGGTCCACGCCATTTGCGGCGAGAACGGCGCGGGCAAGTCCACCCTGATGAAGGTGCTCAGTGGTGTCTACGGACACGGCACCTACGAGGGCGACATCGTCTTCGAGGGCGAGACCTGCCGATTCAGGACGGTGCGTGACTCCGAGGAGCGGGGCATCGTCATCATCCACCAGGAGCTGGCGCTCAGCCCGTACCTGTCGATCGCCGAGAACATCTTCCTCGGCAACGAGCGGGCCCGCGGTGGCGTCATCAACTGGGCGCAGACCAACAAGCAGGCCGCCGACCTGCTGGCCCGGGTCGGTCTGTCGGAGTCCCCGGACACCAAGATCGAGGACATCGGCGTCGGCAAGCAGCAGCTCGTGGAGATCGCCAAGGCGCTGTCCAAGAAGGTCAAGCTGCTCATCCTCGACGAGCCGACCGCGGCGCTCAACGACGAGGACTCGGCACATCTGCTCGACCTGATCCGGCAGCTCAAGGGCCAGGGGATCACGTCGATCATCATCTCGCACAAGCTCAACGAGATCGCCGCGATCGCCGACAGCACGACGATCATCCGCGACGGCCACAGCATCGAGACCCTCGACATGCACGGCGCCGAGCCGGTGACCGAGGACCGGATCATCCGCAGCATGGTCGGCCGTGACCTGGAGAACCGGTACCCGTCGCACGAGCCCACCATCGGTGACGAGGTGCTGCGGATCGCGAACTGGACCGTGCACCACCCCACCGACCACAGCCGGGTCGTCGTCGACAACGCCGACCTCGACGTGCGTGCCGGTGAGATCGTCGGCATCGCCGGTCTGATGGGCGCCGGCCGTACCGAACTGGCCATGAGCATCTTCGGCCGCAGCTACGGGTCGGGTATCTCCGGGCAGCTGTTCCTGCACGGCAAGCCGGTCACGCTCAAGACCGTCGACGCGGCCATCGAGCACGGGATCGCGTACGCCACCGAGGACCGCAAGCACTACGGGCTGAACCTGATCGAGGACATCAAGCGCAACACGTCCGCGGCGAAGCTCAAGCGCATCACCAAGGGTGGCGTCGTCGACGCGGCCCGCGAGGTGATCATGGCCGAGCAGTACCGCAAGGACATGAAGACCAAGGCCAACAGCGTGGATGTGGTCGTCGGCAAGCTGTCCGGCGGCAACCAGCAGAAGGTCGTCCTCGCCAAGTGGCTCTTCGCCGAGCCCGAGGTGCTGATCCTCGACGAGCCCACCCGCGGCATCGACGTCGGCGCCAAGTACGAGATCTACGAGATCATCAACAAGCTCGCGGACGCCGGCAAGGCCGTCATCGTGATCTCCTCGGAGCTGCCCGAGCTGCTCGGCATCTGCGACCGGATCTACGCGATGAGCCAGGGCCGGATCACCGGGCAACTTCCCCGCGCCGAGGCCGGCCAGGAGAGCCTCATGCGCTACATGACCATGGAGAAGAGCGGAGCAACCCGGTGA